The DNA segment TTAATTTTATTAGAAACAGAATTAAATGCTTCACTTGACTGTTCAGAGGCTCCTACTACAGACATTATTGAATTCTGAATATTTGTAAGCTGCTCTCCAATAGTCTTTGACTGCTGTGTAGAAGTTTCAGAAAGTTTTCTGATTTCATCTGCAACGACAGCAAATCCCTTACCCGCTTCACCAGCATGTGCTGCTTCAATAGCTGCATTCATTGCAAGAAGATTTGTCTGTTCTGCAATGGCTGCAATTGCTATATTTGCTTCCTGAAGAGTTTCACTCAGAACTTTAATCTGTTCAATCTTTTCACTTACTTCAAGCTGAACCTGAAGACCATTCTGTGCATTTGTAGTAAGTTCATTAAACGAATCAGACATTCTTTCCATAGAAGAGTTTACTGAACGTATGTTGCCTATCATCTGTTCTACAGCAGCCGAAGCTTCAGAAACTCCGGAACTCTGCTTCTCTATCATATGTTCAAGAGACTCTATGTTAGATGCAATTTCATTTACGGCACCTGCAGTTTCATGAACACTGTGAGACTGATTGGTTATCTGATTATGTACTGATTCAATATTTGCTATAATCTCCGTTATTGAAGAAGACGTATCCTCGGTACTTGCCTGAAGATCTACACCGGCTGTACCCAATTTTTCTTTAGATAGTTTTATCTGTGCGATAATTTCCTGAAGCTTAACCATAAAGTTGTTAAAGCCTTTTACTACATCAGATATTTCATCATTTCCTTTATTTTCAATTCGCTTTGTAAGATCAGCATCACCAGAAGCAACATCATCAACTGCATTTTTTACACGCTTAAGCGGCTTAAGACTGATGGACATTGTTGCACCGACACAGACAAATGCTATTATCATCATAACAATTGCTATGGTTCCAATCAAAGTTGACATACGATCAATGCCGCTGTAAAAATCATCACGACCGCAGACACCAAGAACAGACCAGTTTGTTCCAGGAACAGGACGATATGCAGCAAGCATTTTCATACCGTTTGCAGGATTAACAAATTCTCCAATACCGGTATTTGCATTCATCAGATCTTTAAGTACGGGCTTAATGCCTTCATCAGCATCTTCATTTACATCCTGAAACTGAAGAACCTGTTCAAAAACATTGGAAGCAATCGTATGCCCGCTGGTTCTGTTTATAACCTGAATATGCGAATCTGATGTTCCAAAAGTAACCTGTTCTATTTTTTTAGAAAGAACTTCTCCAAGAACATTAACCGTTAAACATCCTACAGGTTTATGAGAATCATCAAAAACAGGAACTGCATATATCTGAAATAAAATATTTGTTACAGGATTTATTGCCGGATCAGCTGCATACCGCTCACCCCGGGCAGCAGCATCTATATAAGCTCTCTGCAACTGAATAGGCTGACCGGCAGCAGTATAACTATGTCCTTCCAGGTCATAAAAACCAATATTTTCGTATTCTGAAGGATCAATCTTTGCAATACGAGTAAGCTGCTGACATTTTTCAATAAGAGGTACACTTTCGTCTTTCAACACATCCATTTCAGCAAGTGCCGTAATCATACGAAACTGCTTTTCAGTCTCGCCTTTGATTTTTCCGGCAGCAGAATCTGTTACGGCATTCAAGAGCTCAGAAACCGTAGCTTCATTTGTTGACGTAGAAATATTTAATGAAACAGAAACCAGAATAATGTTAGAAACAATAAAGATGGTCAGAACAATAACAATTAATCTGAATTGAAGGCTTTGTAAAAATTTTTTCATGTACATCTTCTCCCTCTGTATGTAATTATAAATCAGAGAAAGGAGCATTTCAAAATTTTTTTTACTTTATATAAAAATTTCAGAACAACAACAGAAATTTTTTGTTATTGAGAATTATTTTCAATACCAGCCAACATGCCTATTCAGCAGAACCCCCTGCTTCAAGCTCTGCAGCAGGTGTTTCTACAGATTCTGGAGCTTTTACTGTTTTTTTCCTGGAATTCTTCATAGGAAAATAATTTGCAGATTTCATTCAGATGTCATGCACTGCAGTGCTAGACCGGAAGGAGATATTATTATAAATTAATAATACTCCCTAATAATATTCAAAAGAAAAATGTTCTCCATCTAAATAAACCTTAGACGGTATGCCCGAACTTAAATCTATCGTATTTCCATATTGTTCTCTGTATTCTAGAAATATAAGGCATTGATCTTTAACTATTGGTATATCATTTATACCACCATATGAACCGATAGGTTCCCCATTCTCAAAGATAATTATTCTTCCTGTCATTCGGTTGTTTCCCCAAAAATGCTGATTATATGCAACTGTATAATTTTGAATTTTACCCAAAATCATAAAATCATCTTCCAATGAAAAATACCCAGGTTCTTTCGTAAGAATTTTTCTTTGCAATGTAGTGTTACTATTTGACAAACAACTTATATTCATTATTAGAACGAAAATAAAAAATACTATTTTATTTTTCATTGCGATAACTCCTGTTCTCGATCTGCATACCATTCTCGATGTTCTCTATCAGAACCATCTGGTGCTGGTCTTCGGTTTCCATTATAATCATAGTTTGCTTTCCAATCTCCTTCCCACTCAGTTTCATTTCCATTATTGTCATGTATATATCCTTTGTATCTTCGCCATTCCAAAGCTGCAGCCGCACTTGTCTCTGGTGTCATTTCTTGACCACGTGTTAATCCACATATTCTTGCCTTTTCTGGAACCCAATCATCATAATTATTAACTTGCAACGGATCCGTTAAAAAAGCATCCTTATCATTTGCACCACCTGATTCAACCATTGCCTGTGCTTTTAACATTCGAGGAGAGACATAACCATCATCACCTTCTGATAAATTGTATTTTGAATTATAGTTATTACATGCATCGATAAATACTTGATCATTAGCAGCACGCCATTCTGTATCACCTGTTTCTGGATATCCTTCTATTTCTCCTATTAAATGGAGTATAGGTATATCATCATCCCTACCTGTTGGGTCGATATACTTAATCGGATTGTTTGCAGCGTAGTGATACAAATAGAAATTTGTCTGCTTCATGTCAGCAAACCGCAAGCCCTGCATACAAAAGGCTCTTTAAGAGCCAGCGGGTGCCAAGCTGCAATAGGCTTGAACGTATGTGATATGTGAAAGCGTGGGACTTAAGTCTCAGCTTAAGACCCTAGCCTTATAGGCTAAGAGCAAACCACCCGTTTGACAGGGTCGGTTGTGATTTTGTTATGACAATTTTTTTACAACATTGCAACTCTAAGCTGTTTTCCAAATACAGATGCAACTTTTTGAAGGGTAGATAATCGGATATCTTCGGAATGATTTTCCATTCGCGAAATAACGCTTTTCTTAGTTTCAAGTTTTTCTGCCAACTGTTCTTGTGTCATTCCGCTCTCTAGTCGCATTTCTTTTATAATCATACCGATTTTGAATTCTTCATAACCTGTATCAAAATTTTTTGCAAATTCTGAATCTTTTTCTTTACGCTGAGAAATATAATCATCTAAATCAAATGTTTTATTTGCCATTTTCTTTACTCCTTTTCAAAAAATCTTTCATTCTTGCTTCACAAACTTCTATTTCAGATTTCGGTGTTTTCTGAGTCTTCTTTTGGAAACCATTTGTAAGAATTACAATATTTCCATTGTGAAAGAATCCTAGCAGCCGATAAATATTTCCACCCAACTCAATTCTGACTTCGTAGAAATCGGTATCTGATAATTTCTTAAAGTATGTTTTTGGAACTTTTTCAATTTCCTGAACAGCCTTAAGAACCCATGCTATTTTCTGAGCTACTTTTACTGGTTGAGAATCTATAAACTCCACAACAGGACATTTTCCGTCGGAAGTTGTATAGAACGTTACTTTTCTGTACATAGGTTATGTTAGCATATATGCTAACTTCTTGTCAAATAAAAACAGTGTCGGTGATTGCTATTTCACGCGGCGTAAAGCCGCGTACAACAGCTACCTTGTTTTGCCCCAAGGTTTAATTTCATTTCAAAAAACAAGCTTGACTTGCTTTCTGAAATATTCTTCTTATTTTTTCATTTTCCAAGATTCAAAGACTTTATTCATAGGTAAATCAATAGAAACTTGTCTGCCTCATGTCAGCAAACCGCAAGCCCTGCATACAAAAGGCAAACGTTGTGATAGATTTGAGGCAGAAAACTTTCAGGGAAGGACACAGTTTGGTAAAAAAACTTACTTTTGACATAAAACCATCTGTTTAGCTAGACAAACAGAAATTTTTTGTTATTGAGAATTATTTTCAATACCAGCCAACATGCCTATTCAGCAGAACCCCCTGCCTCAAGCTCTGCAACAGGTGTTTCTACAGGCTCTGGAGCTTTTACTGTTTTTTTCCTGGAATCCTTCATAGGAAAATAATAAGAAAAACCAATATTCAGTTTAGGAATGTTAAAGAGTGTTCCAAAGAAGGTACCCAAAACATCACCAAGACCATCATCTGTATCGGCAATATAAACTGTCGGTGAAATTTCAAAACCAATATCTATTGCTGCTGTTCCTCTTCCGATATTCCAGTTGCCGACCATAACACCGGTTCTTGCAAACCACAAAATATCTGAACTGTCCTGAAGCGTTGACGGAAGCATAAGTCCGCCTCCGAGATACCAGTTCTTTACATCAAGCTGAATAAATGGATTTGTATACAGATGAGGAACATATCTGTAGTTTTCCATAAGACGTACACCAGCCTCAAAACCCACTCTGTTATCACTTTGAATCTTAAAGCTTACATCTTCATAGGTGTAGAAATTCATCAGACTGACATCAACTCCGGCTTCTGCACGAAATCCAAAATCATAGGCATATGAATTTACAGCTGCCAGTGAAACCAAAAATGCTAAAATAAAAAACTTCTTATTCATAACCGCCTCCTGTATTCATCTGTTTTAAACATATTGCATTTTCGGACAAAAATCTAAATTTTAAAATAAAAAAGCGGTTACCACAGATAATGCAGCAACCGCTCATACAGCCTAGAATTTAGCCTTTCTTAAACGAACACGTTCGATGTCCTCACAAACATACCGGAATCAAGCTTGCGAGTGCCGCAGCAAGCGCCGGTATGCCTGAGTGCAGGACACTCTTGAGTGTTAGGGCACTCAGGGTTATCCTAGAATTTAGCCTTTCTTAAACGTACACGTTCTATATCTTCACAGAACAACTCCCTCAGGTCATTCAATCCAAGGGCCATAAGTGCCATACGGTCAATACCGATACCCCATGCAAGAACAGGAACATCAATTCCCATAGCCTTTGTAACTTCAGGACGGAAAATACCAGAACCACCAAGTTCAAACCAGCCAAGTTTAGGATGCTTAATATGAACTTCAATAGAAGGTTCTGTAAACGGGAAGTATCCAGGAACATATTTTACTTCTTCAGCCCCTGCAATTTCCGTAGCAAACATCTTAAGCATACCAAGAAGATTGCGAAGATTTGCATCTTCACCAAGAATAATTCCCTCTGTCTGATAAAAGTCACTTAAGTGAGTTGCATCTACCTTATCATAGCGGAAACAGCGTGCAATACCAAAGTATTTACCTGGAATTTCTGCCTTATGAAGCTGATGTGCAGAAAGAACAGTACCCTGAGAACGCATAATCAGACGACGGGTAAACTCATGATCAAAGTTATAGTTCCATCCGCGGCTTCCTGTATTACCACCGTCTTTATGAACGGCAGCTACGTTGCTCAAATATGGTTCTTCAATTTCTTTAGCATGTGTCGGATATTTCAAGCGGTAAACATCATGAATATCACGGGCTGCATGGAACTGAGGCATAAAGAGGGCATCTCCGTTCCAGAATTCTGTTTCTACAAGCGGACCGTCAAATTCCTGAAATCCAAGAGAACAAAGCTTGTCTTTTACACTCTCAAGAAACTGAACATAAGGATTTGTACGTCCAGGAATAATACGTGCCGGCGGAATTGAAATATTATATCCGCGGAAAGTACCCTTTTTCCATTCACCGCTTGCAAGCATTGAAGGAGTAATTTCTCCGATTTCATTACCTGTAATTCCGGCAGACTTAAGGGCATCCACAACTTCCTTAAATGCCTGTGTAAGTTTATATGCTACAGTTTCACGTTCAATAGTTTTAAACGGAGTTTCCGAAATTCCGCGTTTCTTTGTAAGCCCTGACATAACCTCAAGTTCTTCTTTACTGAGGTTTGCAGCATCAAGCTGACCGTTTTCTGCTTTAGAAGCTTTTTCAATAAGAGCCTTTGCTACTGTAAAGCGGGCAGGAAGTTCTTTTCCGGTATATTCAGCTTTTTTTTCTGAATTCATAGAAAGAACACCGTCTTTACTTAAAGGACCAAATGCAGATCCAACATCTTTATTTTCTATATTAAGAGCTGCTGCAATTTCTGGAAGTGTTTTTGCACCATTAGCCTTAAGATAATCAACAATTCTCTCTTCTGCAAAACCTTCACTTAAAACTTTTCTACCAAAATCAGTAATTTCATAATAAGTTTTTGGAGTGCGGCTTACTTCTGAAAGCAGTTCCTTTCCAGAAAGCCAACTGAATGCCTGATTTGCATGACCTTCCTTATAACCAAGATCCTTCTGAAGTTTTGCCGATGTAAGTTCATCATTAAGTCCGTATTTCAAAAGAACCTTTGTTTCCAGCGGATGAAGGTTTTTAATCAAGTTTTTAACATCAATCATTTTTATTTATCCTTTAAAAAAATAAACGGTGGCTGAGTAATCTCCAAACCACCGTCACTCAGCATAACAGCTGAAAAATTACCTGGTAAATATTACATACGAACTGTATGTTGCCATTCTCATGCCGCTTTCATTCTTAAAGTACTTGGTTTTATCCTTTCCTTTATAAGAATAATGCTTGTATTTATTATCAGCAGCAAAATCTTCATAAACGGCCATGGCAGTATTCATTGCTTCACCCTGGTCATATCCGGCTGCAAGACAAGTGTAATACAGACGAACTTCACCAGTAAGCGGAGTATACTCAAGTTCAATCTTCAAAGACTTAGCCTTTGGATGCAAGTCTCCGTATTTATCCTCGATCTGAATTGTCTGTGTCGAAGTATCTGCATAACTGTCGGAACTTTCAATAAAACCGCTTGAGGCAGACTGAGCAAAAGCTGCAGCAACTACAATCAAACCTACTGAAATCAATGTAAGAATCTTTTTCATAAGAGCCTCCTTAACTTAATAGTAGTTGTATGAAACTATTCTATCAGTTTCCAGGAAAAAATCAAGGTCAACAACATATTGACCGCTACTTATATAAATACGCGGATCCCTGATAAGTAACACTTTTCCTGAAATTTCTTTTGGTTTATTTTTAATGTAAATTCTCCAGTAATCCCTTACGGCATTTTTTGCCGCTTCCGATACCGCATCCTGTATTCCCTTAAAGCCGTCCTGAACACTACCGGTCCCCTTTCCGTGAATATGGGGATGAACTATAGATGTCCAGGCTTTATAATTGCGCTTCTGACTTTCCGTACGGTTACAGTAAACCCAGCACACAAGCCGGTCTTCCTCAACTTTAGGGCTATTGAACGTAAGCTGATTAACATCTTTATTAAAAGGAACCAGCTGGTTGAATTCCCAGTATTCATCCACCCTGCGGGTTTTATCATAAGGTGTATATTCAAAAGACCAGCCGTCCAGCATTCCGGCAATCAAAAAAGGAGAAATTTCTTTAGTACGATCAATGGCAAAATCAAATTTCTGATGAAAAATCTTTTCTTTAAGGTTTTGTTCTTTTAATGCAGCACTTTCCGATTCTTTTTCCGCTTCCGCTTCTGTTTCTGTTTCTGCCGTTTCAGACTCTGATTCAGAAAAAACTCCGGGGAAAGGATCTAAATCTGCCCAAACCTGAATCCTTAACTGATCAATCTGGGACGGTGCCTGTGAAAATACTGAAAAAGCGGAAAAAACTAAAATTATTAACGGAAGTAAGCGTCTTTCCATATACGTATCGGGTGAACTCCCATTCTTACCAAAAGATAAAGCCACGCCAATATAAAGCCCACCAAATGTGTAAGATGAGCCACATTATCTCCAGCCCTGAAGTTAAACTGACTTAAAAATTCGATAACTGCATAACCAAGAACAAGAAGAGGTGCCGGGACAGGAATGATTCCCCAGATAAAAATCCTGTTTCTTGGAAAAATTACTGCATAGGCAAATAATACTGCATAAATGGCACCGCTGGCTCCCATAAGCCAGACATACTGTAATCCTGTATTTGCATAAACGATAATAGAAATTATTCCGTCTAAAGTTCCGCAAAAAATATAAAAAAGAAGGAATTCTCTGGAACCAATGGCTTTTTCTACCGCATAACCAAAACACAAAAGACCTATCATATTGAAAACAAGATGGGTTATGTTTGCATGAACAAACATGTAAGTAAACGGCTGCCAGTAAAAATTAAAAATACGCATTATGATATAATTCGCACTGAAAATATGGGTTATATCAAATGGAATTCCCTTTACAATAAAACGCAAACCCAAAGTACCTGCAAGATAAACAATGACATTTATTCCTATAAGATACAGCGTTACATTAGAAAAAGTATATTTAAATGGTTTTCTTAAAAACATAGCTTTAATTAAAAACTGATTCGTCAGCAAATGTTACACGGTTACGTCCGTTTCTTTTTGACACATAAAGTGCTTTATCTGCCTGATCTACAAAGGCTTTTGCCGAAGTTACCGGATTATAAGTCATAGAAAGTTCAGAAACTCCGCAAGAAATCGTTACTTTCATATGCTGATTTTCGTAGAAAAAATCATTTTCTTCTATTTTTGAACGAATTCGTTCTGCTATCTCAAGCGCCTCTTCTTTTTTTGACCCCGGAAGCATAACCGTAAACTCTTCACCGCCATATCGGGCAGCCATATCTGTAGGACCGATATTTTCGCTGATTATTCTTGCAACTTCCTGAAGAACATAATCTCCGCAGGCATGTCCGTAGTTATCGTTAAACTTCTTAAAAAAGTCGATATCAAACATAAGAACACTTAAATGTTCATTTCGAAGATAAGCTGCATCAATTTTATCTGTAAGAATATTGAAGAAATAATATTTAAGTTTAAGCCTGGTCATCATATCTGTAGAAGACTGTTCTACAAGAGATGCATTATTAACTGCTACAGAAGCAAGAGATGCTATATTAAATAATTCCTCTTTTTCGTAATCACTGTATGCTGCATCTTCATCACCAATTGCAAGCCGCTCTCCAAGAACAAGATACCCGTTTACACGATTTTTAAGAACAAGAGGAACAACTATTGAAGGATTAAGGGAAGACATCATTTTGAATTCTTCTGTCTTTTTTACAGCTGAATTCATTTCTTTTAATTCAAATGGAATCCTGAAAAAAGAGGTCTGCTCATAAAATTCAGAATCCATTGCAATTTCGTACTTTATTGAAGAATCTGGCTCTAATCCTGTAAAATTCGTATCCAGAGTAAGCTTTTCTGTTTCTATTCCTGGTTTTATAAAAAGACCTACACCATTTACACGCATCTGTGCCATAACAATGTAGAAAATCGATTCGATAAGTTTATCAAGTTCCAGAGTAGAACAAAGAGAACGGCTGATTTCAAGAAGCTGCTGTAAATCGTAAACCTGCTTTTCATACATAGGAATTGTCATCTCTTCATCAACAGAAACAACAGGCTGCGGCCTGATATAATGATGAGACGATTTCCTTGAAAAGTTGACACGTTTAGCTTTTCTACCCATTATTTTTTCTCAATGTTACCGATTATAACATAATTCTTCATTATTTCAAGGAACACTTTCCACAGCGGATACTGAACTTCCAGCTGTTCTGCCTTATCCCTGTTTCTTGAAGAAATCATAAGAACCTTAAGGTTTGTAATGGAATCAGAACTTACCTTTTTGGCCTCTATAACAATATCGGAGAGAATTTTGTTTAACTGAAAAAAATTATTTGTTTCATCCTGCAGAAGCTTTTTTACGGCACGATTTACTCCGTCTACCATATCTTTAAGCTTAACCCCAAAAGAACTGTCTTTATGACTGTCATGAATCAGCCCCGTAATAAGTGCTTCATCAAATTCACCGCCCCGGAGGAACTTCTTTTCGAATTCAGTAATACGCTCGTAACTATCATTACATGCAAAAACTACGGCAGAAAAATCTGTTTTATAAGCCGGATTATTAAACAAACCTTCAATAACTATGTCATTAAGAAGCGACTTTATACCGTCTTCATAAAACTGAAATACAAATGTCTTGAGCACCTGAAATGGAAGAACCAAGGTAAAGGAAGCCGGCGTACTCTGTTTAAGCTGTGTATTTACTTCATTATTGTAGCCGTGGGTCTGCATCATTGCTTTACCGCCAAACAACTCACTTACTTTTGCTATAATCTGTTCATCCTGAATCTCTACTTTCAGACGCTTTTCGTCTACATTAAACCGCTCTTCAAGGAAATCTGCATATTTCTTACGGTAATTGCCCTCATAAACCGCTTTCTGAGGTACATAATCCGGATCTCTTTTTGCAAGTTTAATCATTGCCAGAAGTGCATTCTTTGTAAGAACATGACGGAAAATTCCCTGAAGCTTACGGAGATTCTCTTCTATACCGTTGGAACGGCGTTCCGTATAACTTGTACGGTGATAAAGCTGATAAAGGGCACAAAGGGCATTGTAAACTGCAACGGAAATATCCATGTCCGCAACAACATAATACAGGTCCATAAGTGCAGTCTCTAAAAGATCAATGGCAATTTCCTGATATTCCGGCGTATATGCGCCTATACTCTGATAATTAGGATCAAAAAGGCGGAGGGTAGAAGTGTAATTATACTTACAGATATCATTCAGCTGTTTTACCTTATTCATTACAGCTTCAATTTTGGCAAAAGCAGGCGTATTCAGCTGACGGGCAACTTTTTCTACTTCCCTGTGCTCCCCTTCAAGATAACGGTTAAGGGATTTAGCTTCCCGGGCTTTTTCTTTACGAACCTCATACGACATATTCTGGATTATGGACTGAGCTTCTGAATCAAATCCCGTAAGAAGCAACTGTTCCTCAAAGCGGCGGTTTCTTCCGATATCTTCCGTACACATTGTTGAGGAAAGCAAATCATTTATAGGCTTAGTATTAATGCTTAACACACGAAGGGCTTCAGCAAAATTAGGCTGAACCATTCCGTCTTTATAAAATCCGGGAGCAATAATTTTAAGGTCATTCTCCAGTTTACGCTTCTCCTGGCGTTTTTTTACTTCAGGTGATGAGGCTTGAAATATTGACTGAAAAAATTCAATAACACTCTGAATGAATGACATAAAGTTATTCTAGTAAATAAAAAAAATTATGTCGACCTTAAGACAGGTAATCTGCAAAAATCTGTTTATATTCTGCAGCAGTCTGGGCTTCTACAATCTGACGGCGAAGTTTTGCCCCCCCCTGAATTCCTGAACTGTAGGCACAGAACTTTTTCCGCATCTGAAGGCAGGCTGATTTTTCTCCAAAATCTTCTATATTCAATTCAAGTTCCCTGAATCCTGCACGAATCCTTTCCTGTACGCTTTCCTGTACATATTCACCAGTTGTCAGGTAATCTACAGTACGCTTAAACAGAAACGGATCTCCCATTGCACCACGGGCAAACATTACTCCGTCAACACCAGTTTCTTCCAGCATCTGCCTTGCCGTTTCAGGAGTATTAGCATCACCGGAACCAAACACAGGTATCCTTCCGTTTACAAATTCAACCAGCTGTCTCTGAATATTCCAGTCAGAATGACCGGCATACCCCTGAGCTTTTGTCCTTGCATGAATCGTAATTGCATCAGCACCGGCACTTAAAGCAGCTTCCGCACACTCTTTCCATGTAATGTGGGAAGAATCCCAGCCGCTGCGGATTTTTATGGTAACAGGAACGTTTCCCCGTTCAGGATGTTCTGCCCCATATTCAGCACAGGAGTCTTTTACGGATTTTACTATTGAATAAAGCCTGTCAGGTTCTTTTGTAAGCATGCTGCCTGCTCCGGATTTAATAATCTTAGGAACTGGACAGCCGCCGTTTATATCTATTGTATCACAGTCAGTTTTTTCAAGGACGAGTTTTGTTCCCCGAAACATTACGTCGGCATTTCCACCGAAAATCTGTACGGAATACTTTTTTTCTGCAGGAGAACGGCGCATAAGGCTCTCTGTTTTATCTGAACCTCTGGTCAAAGCTTCCGCACTTACCATTTCTGTTGTACAGAAAGCCGCTCCGTATTCAACA comes from the Treponema rectale genome and includes:
- a CDS encoding methyl-accepting chemotaxis protein, translating into MKKFLQSLQFRLIVIVLTIFIVSNIILVSVSLNISTSTNEATVSELLNAVTDSAAGKIKGETEKQFRMITALAEMDVLKDESVPLIEKCQQLTRIAKIDPSEYENIGFYDLEGHSYTAAGQPIQLQRAYIDAAARGERYAADPAINPVTNILFQIYAVPVFDDSHKPVGCLTVNVLGEVLSKKIEQVTFGTSDSHIQVINRTSGHTIASNVFEQVLQFQDVNEDADEGIKPVLKDLMNANTGIGEFVNPANGMKMLAAYRPVPGTNWSVLGVCGRDDFYSGIDRMSTLIGTIAIVMMIIAFVCVGATMSISLKPLKRVKNAVDDVASGDADLTKRIENKGNDEISDVVKGFNNFMVKLQEIIAQIKLSKEKLGTAGVDLQASTEDTSSSITEIIANIESVHNQITNQSHSVHETAGAVNEIASNIESLEHMIEKQSSGVSEASAAVEQMIGNIRSVNSSMERMSDSFNELTTNAQNGLQVQLEVSEKIEQIKVLSETLQEANIAIAAIAEQTNLLAMNAAIEAAHAGEAGKGFAVVADEIRKLSETSTQQSKTIGEQLTNIQNSIMSVVGASEQSSEAFNSVSNKIKETDELVRQIKAAMQEQNEGSQQISDVLHVMNDSSLEVHTAGQEMAEGNKAILEEVRNLQDATGVMEDSMKEMSVGAKKINETGEALRGIAQQLETTIAEIGSEIDQFKV
- a CDS encoding helix-turn-helix domain-containing protein: MANKTFDLDDYISQRKEKDSEFAKNFDTGYEEFKIGMIIKEMRLESGMTQEQLAEKLETKKSVISRMENHSEDIRLSTLQKVASVFGKQLRVAML
- a CDS encoding type II toxin-antitoxin system RelE/ParE family toxin is translated as MYRKVTFYTTSDGKCPVVEFIDSQPVKVAQKIAWVLKAVQEIEKVPKTYFKKLSDTDFYEVRIELGGNIYRLLGFFHNGNIVILTNGFQKKTQKTPKSEIEVCEARMKDFLKRSKENGK
- a CDS encoding phenylalanine--tRNA ligase subunit alpha — its product is MDVKNLIKNLHPLETKVLLKYGLNDELTSAKLQKDLGYKEGHANQAFSWLSGKELLSEVSRTPKTYYEITDFGRKVLSEGFAEERIVDYLKANGAKTLPEIAAALNIENKDVGSAFGPLSKDGVLSMNSEKKAEYTGKELPARFTVAKALIEKASKAENGQLDAANLSKEELEVMSGLTKKRGISETPFKTIERETVAYKLTQAFKEVVDALKSAGITGNEIGEITPSMLASGEWKKGTFRGYNISIPPARIIPGRTNPYVQFLESVKDKLCSLGFQEFDGPLVETEFWNGDALFMPQFHAARDIHDVYRLKYPTHAKEIEEPYLSNVAAVHKDGGNTGSRGWNYNFDHEFTRRLIMRSQGTVLSAHQLHKAEIPGKYFGIARCFRYDKVDATHLSDFYQTEGIILGEDANLRNLLGMLKMFATEIAGAEEVKYVPGYFPFTEPSIEVHIKHPKLGWFELGGSGIFRPEVTKAMGIDVPVLAWGIGIDRMALMALGLNDLRELFCEDIERVRLRKAKF
- a CDS encoding rhomboid family intramembrane serine protease, giving the protein MFLRKPFKYTFSNVTLYLIGINVIVYLAGTLGLRFIVKGIPFDITHIFSANYIIMRIFNFYWQPFTYMFVHANITHLVFNMIGLLCFGYAVEKAIGSREFLLFYIFCGTLDGIISIIVYANTGLQYVWLMGASGAIYAVLFAYAVIFPRNRIFIWGIIPVPAPLLVLGYAVIEFLSQFNFRAGDNVAHLTHLVGFILAWLYLLVRMGVHPIRIWKDAYFR
- the dgcA gene encoding diguanylate cyclase DgcA, whose protein sequence is MGRKAKRVNFSRKSSHHYIRPQPVVSVDEEMTIPMYEKQVYDLQQLLEISRSLCSTLELDKLIESIFYIVMAQMRVNGVGLFIKPGIETEKLTLDTNFTGLEPDSSIKYEIAMDSEFYEQTSFFRIPFELKEMNSAVKKTEEFKMMSSLNPSIVVPLVLKNRVNGYLVLGERLAIGDEDAAYSDYEKEELFNIASLASVAVNNASLVEQSSTDMMTRLKLKYYFFNILTDKIDAAYLRNEHLSVLMFDIDFFKKFNDNYGHACGDYVLQEVARIISENIGPTDMAARYGGEEFTVMLPGSKKEEALEIAERIRSKIEENDFFYENQHMKVTISCGVSELSMTYNPVTSAKAFVDQADKALYVSKRNGRNRVTFADESVFN
- a CDS encoding DUF5312 family protein is translated as MSFIQSVIEFFQSIFQASSPEVKKRQEKRKLENDLKIIAPGFYKDGMVQPNFAEALRVLSINTKPINDLLSSTMCTEDIGRNRRFEEQLLLTGFDSEAQSIIQNMSYEVRKEKAREAKSLNRYLEGEHREVEKVARQLNTPAFAKIEAVMNKVKQLNDICKYNYTSTLRLFDPNYQSIGAYTPEYQEIAIDLLETALMDLYYVVADMDISVAVYNALCALYQLYHRTSYTERRSNGIEENLRKLQGIFRHVLTKNALLAMIKLAKRDPDYVPQKAVYEGNYRKKYADFLEERFNVDEKRLKVEIQDEQIIAKVSELFGGKAMMQTHGYNNEVNTQLKQSTPASFTLVLPFQVLKTFVFQFYEDGIKSLLNDIVIEGLFNNPAYKTDFSAVVFACNDSYERITEFEKKFLRGGEFDEALITGLIHDSHKDSSFGVKLKDMVDGVNRAVKKLLQDETNNFFQLNKILSDIVIEAKKVSSDSITNLKVLMISSRNRDKAEQLEVQYPLWKVFLEIMKNYVIIGNIEKK
- the dusB gene encoding tRNA dihydrouridine synthase DusB, which gives rise to MALYHPVKIGGVELEGNIFLAPIAGYSDRAFRTLCVEYGAAFCTTEMVSAEALTRGSDKTESLMRRSPAEKKYSVQIFGGNADVMFRGTKLVLEKTDCDTIDINGGCPVPKIIKSGAGSMLTKEPDRLYSIVKSVKDSCAEYGAEHPERGNVPVTIKIRSGWDSSHITWKECAEAALSAGADAITIHARTKAQGYAGHSDWNIQRQLVEFVNGRIPVFGSGDANTPETARQMLEETGVDGVMFARGAMGDPFLFKRTVDYLTTGEYVQESVQERIRAGFRELELNIEDFGEKSACLQMRKKFCAYSSGIQGGAKLRRQIVEAQTAAEYKQIFADYLS